In a single window of the Desulfovibrio mangrovi genome:
- a CDS encoding two-component system sensor histidine kinase NtrB, with translation MEVADLNKERSTLIIAVMTLVTIGLSLIISTGQTLSRQEEAGVLHLQLSARSVLQAVESSLRTGIITRPDAGLFRPGTAEYFRELERSGEVVFVGILDERGGRVITSRDSSSETATIVFPPDALGTLREQGEWSGRATYGKDKVYVYARNTALGNAARQDAAGKPLPSFLVVGLDMTKHMAVYHGFRQNALFQAAYILAAALFIWALAMGLLKRRELAGKALQLERFQAKLLDNLPDGLLIVSPKNVIRAANPAAHTILDAKGSGLAGLALDQLPDSVGECLLPPEDGADAGWQRKTAKGTHLEILSVPLREHDEVGVRLVIIRDRTRMRELEKSLADAEKMAALGTLAAGVAHEIRNPLSSLRGFAQYFAKKFKGSTPDETYAQTMIREADRLNRVITDLLYLSRPRSVQPAEISLLQLAEDISNLVRMDLEDRGVTLDISLESQSVRADEDLLKQAVLNLVLNSLDALTESGVETKQIHIASTFGEDGVWIFVRDSGPGMTREQKEQAFEPFFTTKSKGTGLGLALVHKTMREHGGKALIESEIGRGTTVALFFPDSEDTEYDWSAS, from the coding sequence ATGGAAGTTGCAGATCTCAATAAAGAACGAAGCACCCTGATAATCGCGGTGATGACTCTTGTGACGATAGGGTTGTCGCTCATCATCTCCACGGGGCAGACCTTGTCCAGACAGGAAGAGGCAGGCGTGCTGCACTTGCAACTGAGTGCCCGTTCTGTTTTGCAGGCTGTTGAAAGCTCGTTGCGCACTGGCATTATCACACGTCCCGACGCCGGATTGTTCCGTCCGGGAACTGCTGAATACTTTCGTGAGCTTGAACGCAGTGGCGAAGTGGTGTTCGTGGGTATTTTGGACGAACGGGGGGGGCGTGTAATTACTTCCCGTGATAGCAGCAGCGAAACCGCCACCATTGTCTTCCCGCCTGATGCTCTCGGTACGTTGCGGGAGCAGGGGGAATGGTCCGGCAGAGCCACCTACGGGAAGGACAAGGTATACGTCTACGCGCGTAATACCGCGCTGGGTAATGCCGCGCGGCAGGATGCCGCCGGTAAGCCTTTACCTTCCTTTCTAGTTGTCGGGCTGGATATGACCAAGCATATGGCCGTGTATCACGGCTTCAGGCAGAACGCCTTGTTTCAGGCTGCCTACATTCTGGCCGCAGCCCTTTTTATCTGGGCTTTGGCAATGGGACTTCTCAAGCGCCGTGAGTTGGCGGGCAAGGCTCTCCAATTGGAGCGCTTTCAGGCCAAGCTGTTGGATAATCTGCCGGATGGCCTGCTTATCGTCAGCCCGAAAAACGTGATCAGGGCGGCTAACCCGGCAGCGCATACCATATTGGATGCCAAGGGGTCGGGCCTTGCCGGTCTGGCGCTGGATCAACTGCCGGACAGCGTGGGCGAGTGCCTGCTGCCGCCTGAAGATGGCGCGGACGCAGGATGGCAGCGTAAGACAGCCAAAGGGACACACCTAGAAATTTTGTCTGTTCCCCTGCGGGAGCACGACGAGGTGGGGGTGCGTCTGGTCATCATCCGTGACAGAACCCGCATGAGAGAGCTGGAAAAGAGTCTGGCCGATGCCGAGAAAATGGCGGCTTTGGGCACTCTGGCGGCAGGCGTTGCCCACGAGATTCGTAATCCGCTCAGTTCTCTTCGCGGTTTTGCACAGTATTTTGCCAAGAAATTCAAGGGCAGCACACCAGATGAAACCTACGCCCAGACAATGATTCGCGAGGCGGATCGTCTGAACCGTGTTATTACCGACCTTCTGTACCTGTCCCGTCCCCGTTCCGTGCAGCCTGCAGAAATCAGTCTGCTGCAACTGGCCGAAGACATCAGCAACCTCGTGCGGATGGATCTGGAAGACAGAGGCGTAACATTGGATATCAGCCTTGAATCCCAATCTGTGCGAGCAGATGAAGATCTCCTCAAACAGGCTGTGCTCAATCTTGTGCTGAACAGCCTGGATGCCCTCACCGAGAGTGGCGTGGAGACAAAGCAGATCCATATCGCGTCCACTTTCGGCGAAGACGGCGTGTGGATATTTGTCCGGGACAGCGGGCCCGGAATGACCCGTGAACAGAAGGAGCAGGCCTTTGAGCCCTTCTTCACTACCAAATCCAAGGGCACCGGATTGGGCCTGGCACTGGTGCATAAGACCATGCGGGAACATGGTGGCAAGGCTCTCATTGAGTCGGAAATAGGACGGGGTACCACCGTGGCCCTGTTCTTCCCGGATAGCGAAGATACTGAGTACGATTGGAGCGCATCGTGA
- a CDS encoding AsmA family protein produces the protein MRSIARILIILVLFSLLGAGGAALLLSRLLDTEALRARIETRVSSLTGGECSVEGGITLSFYPWLALALDDVVLKEPEQGTEVIRVDKLYAALRLKPLLSRSLEFAEITLANPVVTLRTSQNGTVPWRTMLSTVSPVEGQAGVSEPDSGYALNAVSVTGVNIENGLFEWIDESAVSGNGTAPFVRVSRLELEADVNGRGIWEGNGVLESSVASLNLAFLTNGAVDFVAGTMKPDIVQSFLSARGSVAVEGRSLPLSLATRAKYAPAVQNAEFSLQDVNIDGLELDGDLRLANCTSPGWQLSGKASVRKLSLPYWFAFGELLPTSLQHALDSLEGTLSLRMDRKGLQVDSLDVSILGMPFHGKGAVADFSRPEIFIDVAGPFIDVNKVFPEIMEKPPAKFPKPARPGKAVFSADMDPDDNPEDDMGYDIRVRADKAVARSFEMGGLSFRCWPMPATGTYTSYTVDSFYGGSVDSLLSIRDTMGLDISVSNVRTREVSRLITGEPILGGRLSGKASVKSGAHTIWGMVAGLEGKAEATLNDGYIQTVAKRDGTKPKHELEACSIRLSGKSQHPNPDNAERYLPYSWNLQLGFVPPRAQERYDVRLNGPVIIDSRRALPVKVNGAVSELRWRGKVPTFGQAVSQDISLTGTLDFDLERETLKLADGRLKTPYLTGACSLSGGSLLGSPVWDGSVATDEIDLRKTIAAFNGTLWNTADLRALSYAAVRSRFHVESGNTSLQDMTIGLDSSKITGGVAFTHGKPFVARYSFKADSVDLDRYLPPSENGKKRAATPWKLDWINDLDLAGEIAVGRLTYKNLDFSSVAARTKIGNGVVTLAPFSSGFYKGTLEGEFTGRVAEEPVAGTTIQRKALNSHFALRLKGVDLEHPAMRLAGDDYLGGTTSATLDVTGMLTSNDDIPARLNGFWGFDIVDGYYSLSKSTNGTRQRSSFSKASASGSMEQGVLRNNNLKLDSLLVSMQGAGDVDLARKSVDYRVSVTYAEIPTFPVRIYGPLNDPKTSIRGAEILPQTIGKIGGGVFNLFKRVITTPFKALEMLGRLAGNGTVSK, from the coding sequence TTGCGCAGTATCGCGAGAATTCTGATTATCCTCGTGCTGTTCTCTTTGCTTGGGGCAGGGGGAGCGGCTCTTTTGCTTTCGAGGTTGCTGGATACGGAGGCCCTCAGAGCACGCATTGAAACGCGTGTGTCTTCTCTTACGGGCGGTGAATGCAGCGTAGAAGGCGGTATCACCCTCTCTTTCTATCCGTGGCTGGCGCTGGCCCTTGATGATGTGGTTCTGAAAGAGCCGGAACAGGGAACTGAAGTCATCAGGGTAGACAAGCTCTACGCCGCGCTCCGCCTTAAACCTCTTCTTTCCCGTTCCCTTGAGTTTGCCGAGATTACTCTGGCCAATCCTGTTGTCACCCTGCGTACTTCGCAGAACGGGACTGTCCCTTGGCGAACCATGTTGTCCACAGTCTCCCCGGTGGAAGGGCAGGCCGGAGTCAGCGAACCTGATTCCGGGTATGCGCTCAATGCTGTTTCCGTCACTGGCGTTAACATTGAGAACGGATTGTTCGAGTGGATTGATGAATCCGCTGTGTCCGGCAATGGCACAGCGCCTTTCGTGCGGGTTTCCCGTCTTGAATTGGAAGCCGACGTGAACGGAAGAGGCATCTGGGAAGGAAACGGGGTGCTGGAGAGTTCGGTTGCTTCGCTCAATCTGGCCTTTCTGACGAACGGGGCTGTGGATTTTGTTGCCGGAACCATGAAGCCGGATATTGTGCAGAGCTTTCTTTCCGCCAGAGGCAGTGTTGCGGTGGAGGGCCGGTCGTTGCCGCTCTCCCTGGCGACGCGGGCCAAGTATGCTCCCGCAGTGCAGAACGCGGAGTTCAGTCTGCAGGATGTGAATATTGATGGTCTGGAACTCGACGGCGACCTGAGGTTGGCAAACTGCACCTCGCCCGGTTGGCAGCTCTCCGGCAAGGCCTCTGTCCGCAAGTTGAGTCTGCCGTACTGGTTCGCCTTTGGTGAACTGCTGCCCACCAGCCTTCAGCATGCCCTTGATTCCCTTGAAGGTACGCTTTCACTCAGAATGGACCGCAAAGGCCTGCAGGTGGATTCGCTGGACGTGAGCATTCTGGGGATGCCCTTCCATGGCAAAGGGGCGGTGGCAGACTTTAGCCGTCCTGAAATCTTTATTGATGTCGCGGGGCCTTTCATTGATGTGAACAAGGTGTTTCCCGAGATCATGGAAAAGCCGCCGGCAAAGTTTCCCAAGCCTGCACGTCCGGGAAAGGCTGTTTTTTCCGCAGATATGGATCCGGATGATAACCCTGAGGATGACATGGGCTATGACATCCGCGTCAGGGCGGACAAGGCCGTTGCACGCTCTTTCGAGATGGGTGGACTTTCCTTCCGTTGCTGGCCCATGCCTGCAACAGGGACATACACGTCCTATACCGTGGACTCTTTCTACGGCGGTTCTGTTGATTCGCTTCTGAGCATCCGTGATACCATGGGGCTGGATATCAGCGTCAGCAACGTTCGAACCCGTGAGGTGAGCAGGCTTATTACCGGAGAGCCCATTCTTGGCGGCAGACTGAGCGGTAAGGCCTCTGTGAAGTCCGGTGCCCATACCATATGGGGAATGGTGGCTGGTCTTGAAGGCAAGGCCGAAGCGACGTTGAACGACGGGTATATTCAGACAGTCGCCAAGCGAGACGGTACCAAGCCCAAGCATGAGCTGGAAGCATGCTCCATTCGGTTGTCGGGCAAGAGCCAGCATCCCAATCCGGATAATGCGGAGCGATATTTACCCTACTCATGGAACCTGCAACTGGGCTTTGTGCCTCCCCGGGCTCAGGAGCGTTATGATGTGCGGTTGAACGGTCCGGTGATTATTGATTCCCGACGTGCTTTGCCGGTCAAGGTGAATGGGGCTGTGTCCGAGCTGCGGTGGCGCGGTAAGGTGCCCACATTTGGGCAGGCCGTTTCGCAGGATATTTCTTTGACTGGTACGTTGGACTTCGATCTCGAAAGGGAAACCTTGAAGCTTGCCGACGGTCGTCTGAAAACGCCCTATTTGACCGGAGCGTGCAGTCTTTCAGGTGGTAGTCTTCTGGGATCTCCGGTGTGGGACGGGTCTGTGGCAACCGATGAGATTGATTTGCGCAAGACCATTGCTGCTTTCAACGGAACGCTTTGGAACACCGCAGACCTCAGGGCGCTTTCGTATGCCGCGGTGCGCTCCCGCTTTCATGTGGAGTCCGGCAACACATCTCTTCAGGATATGACCATCGGACTTGATAGCAGCAAGATAACCGGCGGCGTGGCCTTTACGCACGGCAAGCCTTTTGTGGCCCGTTATAGCTTCAAGGCAGACTCGGTTGACCTTGATCGGTATTTGCCTCCTTCTGAAAACGGCAAAAAGAGAGCGGCAACGCCTTGGAAGCTGGACTGGATTAATGATTTGGATTTGGCCGGTGAAATTGCCGTGGGCAGGCTCACATACAAGAATCTGGATTTCTCTTCGGTCGCTGCCCGTACGAAGATCGGTAATGGCGTTGTGACGCTGGCTCCTTTCTCATCAGGGTTTTACAAAGGAACGCTTGAGGGAGAGTTTACGGGGCGTGTTGCCGAGGAGCCCGTAGCAGGCACAACTATTCAGAGAAAAGCCCTCAATAGCCACTTTGCCCTGAGGCTCAAAGGTGTGGACCTTGAACATCCGGCTATGCGGCTTGCGGGTGACGACTATCTCGGCGGAACCACTTCGGCAACACTGGACGTGACGGGGATGCTGACCAGCAATGATGATATTCCTGCACGCCTTAATGGTTTTTGGGGATTCGACATCGTTGACGGCTACTACAGCCTGAGCAAGAGCACCAACGGAACGCGTCAGCGCTCCAGTTTTTCCAAAGCATCTGCATCCGGTTCCATGGAACAGGGCGTACTCAGGAACAATAATTTGAAGCTTGATTCGCTGCTCGTATCCATGCAGGGGGCAGGGGATGTGGATCTTGCCCGCAAGTCTGTGGATTATCGTGTAAGCGTAACCTACGCAGAGATACCGACTTTTCCCGTGCGTATCTACGGTCCGTTAAACGATCCTAAAACTTCCATCCGTGGCGCTGAGATATTGCCCCAAACCATTGGAAAGATTGGTGGTGGTGTATTCAACCTCTTCAAACGCGTCATCACTACACCGTTCAAGGCTCTGGAAATGCTGGGCAGGCTGGCCGGAAACGGTACTGTTTCCAAGTAG